TTCTCTTTGtaagtttttatttctaaatagTTTAAAAGCTAGTTATCGGCATTACACTTGGGCATATTTCCCTCTAAAAACAGCACCACAGTGTAACACATTAAggcagcggtccccaacccctgGGGTGCGGACCGGTACCGGTctgtgggtcttttgaaccgggccgcacagaaagcataaataacttacattatttatgttttgtttattatctGAACCtaaactatgttttattttgaaaaatgaccggattctctccgttacatccgtctatgactcgCTCTTGACGCAAGTCAAGAAGTCTCGGTCTCGTGATACGTTacagctaaaattaaacccacaagctagcgaaatgattaaaaagggaataattttattttgttgcatttatccgccacaTCTTAAAGgccggtccgtggaaatattgtctgacattaaaccggtccgtggcgcAAAAAAGGTTGGAGACCGCTGCCTTAAAGGACAAGGATCAACATTTTACAGAGACAAATAGTTGAAAAGGGCCCCCAACTTAGATCACTCTTGCTTAGATAAAGAGTAAAAAACTGCAgttcccagtttttttttttgttgttttttttttatgaaattactGTAACCTTAAAAGTAGCAAGTATTAAACTGAAAAGCTGCTTTTAGCCAGGGGAGAGGATCAAAGTACTGCTTGAAAAGTGAagagtccatccatccatcttccactgctttATCCAGGACTGGGTTGCAGGGGCAGCAGTCTAGGGGCGACCCAGTCCCCGAAAAGTCAATAGTGGATGTtcatattcataaaaataatgTTGACTAATGTAAGTTCAAGTCATTACTTTGCGTCAGAATATGTGTGTAGTTTCATATTGTTGGTTAAGACATTACTTCTTTGATAACGGACATTTTCAGTGAAGAGgaccatttattttttattattgctatttTATTAGTTAACTCCTTACATTTGTCGCTTGGTTCTTTACTCTAGAACCAGTCTTGATCAGaggaaaactaaaacaaaaaaaacaaacttaaacttCTCCATAGTCAAAATGCAAAGTTGGTGATAAGAAATCTGAAATATTGTCATACCATTATatgttaaatacattttagaatAGTATTCTGAGATTTAAGTCAGTATCAGTCAGTTCCCGTTTTTAAACTCTACATGACATATTCATGCTATTGCATCAGGGGCTCTGAcctttgcttccttttttttttttttttttatttgcaggtGATATAGGAAATTATTACTATGGACAGGGGCATCCCATGAAACCACATCGTATCCGAATGACTCACAACCTGCTTCTGAACTATGGCCTTTACAGGAAAATGGAAATCTATGTAAGCTTCTGATCACACATTTATAGTATTGCAGTTATGACACAATGTGACAttgcagtgttttttattttcatccagcTGCTTTATCTTGTGTTTTTAGAGACCACACAAAGCTACAGCAGAGGAGATGACAAAATATCATAGTGACGACTACATCAAGTTCCTCCGATCAATACGACCAGACAACATGTCTGAGTTCAGCAAGCAGATGCAGCGCTGTAAGTTCTATAAGCAATCTAGACATGCAAGGAGTTTCATTTAAACAGATTGTTTAATTTACTTAATTATtaagtctttatttttctgaaaatataataaCTTAAGAGATCCCAAAGATGATCTTTTAGTAGGTTTTTGCAAGCATGAAATTGAGAGCATTCAGATCGCTATTgctatttcatatttaaatgaatgaattgataaTTGCACTATTTAGGCTCCAATGTGGCCACTTGTCCCTATCTGTAGTAACTGCTGTTTAGTCTCAAAAAATGTCCTGCTCAAAGAAATATCTGATTAGTTACCTGCATTGTacagtgaaatgtttgtgttatttagcCTAACTTTGCTGATACTAAATTTTGTGTGGACAAAATAATAGGAGCCGCTAAACACCTAAATCCATGGAACATGTAGAAACTTTGGGATGTGTGTTCATGGTAATAAATGTATGAGTTCTTGTCACTTTTGCTTGCAGTCAATGTTGGAGAGGACTGTCCTGTATTTGATGGTCTTTTTGAATTCTGCCAACTCTCTGCTGGTGGCTCTGCTGgtaagaaataatgaaatacatttttagtaGAATAGACATTTTTGCTAACTGTCAGATAACTACATATAGATCAAGAGGAGGCACAAGGAGAAGAATGACTTAATGAGAGTGATGTCTGTCCTTTCTGCTCTTTGACTCATCAAATGTAGATACATGGTATATTTAGCTAATGTCTGATCAGGATCAGGCCCATATGAGCTATGCCTGCAAGGTATTATAAGCAGGACTCATCCTCACAAGACCACAGtggacaatttggagtcacaAGGTCACCTGGTCTACATGTATATGGACTGGGTTAGATATGGAGATAGATCAATAcctgttgatgaaataaaaacttctgAAGAAATTTGTAAACTTGTATTGTGATCAGCTGGCTCAGTGAAGCTGAACCGACAACAGACTGACATTGCAGTGAACTGGGCTGGAGGTCTTCACCACGCTAAGAAGTCCGAAGCCTCTGGGTTCTGCTATGTCAATGACATAGTGCTAGCCATCTTGGAACTGCTCAAGTGAGTTTCACCAACACCACCAAAGGGTATTGACATTTTACACAACATCCATCAACTTGGATGGGATGCTTCTTTAGTATTATCTGAAGTTTCAGGATGAGTTTTTGGAAAACACAGTTTGTGCTAATCTCATCTTGGTCTGTACCATCCCTCTCCCAGGTACCACCAGAGGGTGCTGTACATTGATATAGACATCCACCATGGGGACGGAGTGGAGGAGGCTTTCTACACAACAGACAGAGTCATGACTGTGTCCTTCCACAAATATGGGGAGTACTTCCCTGGAACTGGAGACCTCAGAGTAAGCTTAATTGAAAACATAGTCTGTTTGCATGGGTCTGACCCATGATGAACCAATAGACGCATTAGTCTTATAGCAGCCAACATGTCCAGATGAAATTGTGATAAATATTCTATTGTTATATCATTAtgatctttttctctttatgaaATGTGTTAACATCCTGTTTTTAGGATATTGGAGCTGGAAAGGGGAAATATTATGCAGTCAACTTCCCTCTGCGGGATGGTATCGATGATGAGTCCTATGAGCAAATCTTCAAGCCTGTAAGTGATAcctagaaaaggaaaaaaataaacaaggcCAAATCTAATGCCAGTAAAACCATGAACacgtttttcttttaatgaactTGAACAAGACATAACTAAAGTTTTTATGCCAGATTCAaggttattttttcattatgaGGCTGAATTAACAGAAGTTGTTTTGAATAAGATTCTAAtaattctgaatatgtggagcaCCTTGACATTTGTgaaattttatgaaaatgacaactctataaagaaaaacacaaagatatgaaaacagaaatagaacagaacagaaacagtcTTTTTGCTGCTCTGAGTGGTTTGGGGGATTTAACAGGTGATGAACTCAATGTCTTTCCTGCAGGTGATGGCCAAGGTGATGGAGATGTACCAGCCCAGCGCTGTGGTTCTCCAGTGTGGTGCAGACTCTCTCTCAGGAGACCGCCTTGGCTGCTTCAACCTCACCATTCGTggtaaacatacacatacaaactcAAAGGAACCTGTCAAATAAAAGCTTGCATGCCAAGGTGGCTCTTGTCTAAAAGCATTTAAGTTATTAAAGCTTGGCTTGCTCTTTCATTGATGACTGTTTCATTGCAATTCTTATTTCTCATAGGACACGCCAAGTGTGTGGAGTACATGAAGTCTTTCAACCTTCCTCTGCTCATGCTGGGTGGAGGAGGATACACCATTCGTAACGTGGCCCGCTGTTGGACCTATGAGACAGCTGTGGCTCTGGACACAGACATTCCAGATGGTTCGTCACTGACTTCATTTCAATCAACACAAAGTTTAATGTGATTAGAGGCTGAAAGATCAGTAGGAAGATGCCTTCAGAGCTACTGTGTGTAATACAGAAACTGATACTCATTCATGAGTATCTTTCTGGgtgttttacttttatgtaGGCATAATCTAGAAAATGGCCTCCTTCAGTCTATTTTGATGATgacaatattaataatataatatgaatTATAACAATGATCCCATAGAACAAAACTGACTGTTTTGCAACACTGTATCCTCATAtaacctcatcatcatcagtcattgtttgttttatcataCATGTCAGCTGACATTCAAGAGGAAATGAGGACAGGGCTAACAGTAAGCTAACAGTTATTCTGCTTTGGGGTTGATCTAAATTTCTCCATTAATAAGCAGCCTGTTAGCtgtcaaacactgacaacagacAGAATTACTGACTAGAGTTTGAAAACCAGATCAGCTGAATTCAACTGAAACTTCGAATACAACAAATGCAATATTGTGTTGTCACAATGCATGAGACTTGTGTTCACTGACATCCGAACATTGTGAATGACAGTTAAATACAATCTCAAATGAAGAGAACTTTAACAGTCTTTTCCCCAGAATCTCACCACAACACTACTGAAGGAGTGTTCCTCCTGGTTTTCTGGTTGTTCGGAAGTTCAGTGATCCATGAGCTTTGTCTTGCTGGCTAAGTCCTTGGTCTGAAAATGTTGAATGGACAAAAGCTCTGATACCACTATGAAACTTGATGCTATTAATTTGGTTCCAAACTCATCTACACTACAGCAGTGCAGTGGACTGAACACAGATGTGTTGGAAACAGACACTGAACCCACACTTATGATGGTAACTAAATGGAAGCGGCACCCCCTTCTCATGTTCTGGGTTTTGGGGTGTAACACCTCCTCAGGAAAGGGACAGCCTGTCTACTACCTTTGCTCACAGTcagctgagtcagcagactgtCTGTTCTACTGATCATGTGTAACATAGAGAGGGGATGTAATCACAAGCTGTCAAATGGGCCAGCACTCCTCTTAATGGAATTTCAGGACATTCAGTGCATTCCCAACTTGCTTCTATTCATCCTCCCCTAAGCAGGGATCAATGCAGGTTATGAAGCCTCTGTACATCACATTAACAGGTGTGTTAAGGCATTTTCATTCCAGACGACtgataatttgacattttgtttaaTCTATGACATATATCTTCTCCAGATGTTTTTCTGGGCTCACTTGTCACTTCACGATGTTTCTGTTGCAGAACTGCCCTACAACGACTACTTTGAATACTTTGGGCCTGACTTCAAGCTGCACATCAGCCCATCCAACATGACCAACCAGAACACACAGGAATACATGGACAAGATCAAGTAAATGGACTTGTCTTTTAAAGGCATATTTGTTATTAGTGGAGATCATTCAAACATGTATAGTCATAATCTAAAATTTACAATCTAAGCCTAAAACATGTGGCTGGGTCACTTATGTTTCCTCTCTTACCATCTTGATGCTCACTGTTCTACCTTCAAAATATTAAAGTGGTAGTTGCAGGTACAGTCTAACAAACCTGATCTTCACTGGGTTTAATAGCTTAGTGAAATAAAATTAGTGAGTGAAATTGAAGGATAAACCTAATCTTACATATCCCCATCATAGATTGCAGTTCCAGCACTTCAACAATGAATGTGAAAATTATTCCTGTCTTTTTGTGAAAGTACATTTCCTAGTTAGTTGTTCAGACTGCTTCAGGTGATGTCTTGGCTGTTTAGGCAGCGACTCTTTGAGAACCTGCGGATGCTTCCTCATGCCCCTGGAGTTCAGATGCAGGCCATCCCAGAGGATGCCGTTCCAGAAGACACCGTAGATGAGGACATAGAAGATCCTGACAAACGTTTGTCCAGTAAGACATTCCTTAATTTCCCCACATTCCTCTCAGTCATTTATtatgtttaacatttaacatttagttCTTGTCAATATCCTTCACAGAACAGTAAAAGTGAGGATGTCCGTCAGTATGATCGTATTCATGTTTTCTGTCATCTCTACATTTTTGGCAGAACAGAAGGGCCAAATCTTGTGTTCgtaaaacacagacactctcACAAGCCAAATAGATTTGCTTAATATCGCTGCTAGCTATATTTGGCACCCCTGACCTTGGTATCCCCAGAGAAAGTGACTTAGATAGTTAACTTGGGTAATCATGAGctacacacacatctacaaaaGTTGAGGTAGTGATTGTGCATGTGCAAAATTTGAGTACTTTTCCCTGGTACACTTTAGAAGTTTTCAAACAGTCTATTTGATTACTTGGGTTagagttttgtattttatagCACAAGCTCATTAGAGTGAAGAGATAGATGATGTCAAAGATCAAAATGATATAAGAATCTTTTCCCAAGTTCCCCAAGAAATTTGTCAAAGCATGTCTTCCATCATTATTGTACAACCTAAAGGAAGAGATTCTGGAGGCACCGGAAATACACCTGTCTACTTTATTAAAAAGCTCTGTGGTCTAGTTCTAATGCCAGACGCTCTGACCTGTCTGCAGCTAAActtttctatcagaaccagcatgaacttcttcagcaaGTTTGAGCTACAGTTGCACTTCTCTTGGATCAGACAACATGGTCAAGCCATTTCTTGGACCACTTCTGATATGTCCTGATCTCTGCAGGCCAGGATCATCCCAAAGAGCTGAAGTGTTGGAAATGCGCTCTGTCATTTACTTATTACAGTTTGGGCCTTATCAAAGTGTCTCTTATTGCCATACTGGACCATATTTCACAAATATCCAGGACATTGTCCTCACACTGTGTAGTGAGACCACCAATGTGGTGGAAATACATTGATTGACTAAGCTCTTGTTACTTTAAACCCAGTTCGTCCTTAACCAGCTCCATGGACTATTAGTTCAGGAGTATGCTGATatgctgattttgtttttctaatattATAGCTCAGTATCGTGTTCTAGGATGAATAAGAGATGAAACATTCCTTCTACTTTACCCAGCAaccacattttttatttaataccGCTCAGCTGTCAAGCTGATTGGTCattaacatgaatattttacagTCTAGCAGTAAACCTTCTCATCAGTGGTGGCTGTAACATTAACATCTACACATTGGCCTGATTAACCTTTGCCATAGGACATCCCCATAACGTTAATGCTTGTTTTGTCATGTGGTTGCAGTTCGTGCCACAGATAAGAGAATAGCCTGTGATGAAGAGTTctctgactctgaggatgaGGGGGAGGGTGGCAGGAGGAACGTGGCCAATAACAAGAAAGGAGCCAAAAGGCCCAGAGTTGATGAAGAcaagaaggaaggagaggagaagaaagccGGTGGGTACTCAATAATGAAAACgagcagatgttttatttttctagcTGTAACTGATGTGTTCTCTTCTCTATCCCAGAGataaaagaggaggaaaaaacaaaggaCAGCAGTGCTGAGAAGACTGACACGAAAAGGTGATTAATCTGTTTTAATAGCTGTCCAAAATATTTCTGTACCCTCACTTCCTCATAAGGTCCAGCTGAAGGCTTTTGTAAGCTGTTTATATTGAGTTTTAGTGAATCCCTGCCTGATCGGTCTCCACCAACCTCACTTTTTCCAAGCATAATTGTTTTACGCAAAGCTTTAGGAAGCATTTGATAACGCTGGACTTTTCTATGCATCATCTTAAAGCAATGGTTTTTGTGCTTACAGGAAGTGTTTAGAGCTTATGTACTCAGATGTGTTTCTAGACCAGGGATGCCAGGGTGAAATCGGTCAGGGGGCCAGATTGTTTTCAAGTGGGACCTCGGGGGGCCAAATTACCGGTACAATTTTGGCCTGGCAAGACCAAACACTAAACAAATAGACATGCTATTTGATATCATTAGGAAGGCCTGCtatacattaaaaatgaaatgcaatacAATAGCCTCACAATGAAGCATACAATTATATGGCAGCCAAAAGCAATTTACCCTAACTGTGTAACATCAACCTCTGCATGCCAGTAacttatatttaaaatattttaaaaacaacaaaatgcacTAGGTCACATAAATAACACAAGTAAACTGTAAATTACTTTGATCAGATTTATTGACAACTTGCACATAAAATAATCTCGATGTACAGGCCTAATTAGGCCAATTAAAAAGATGGCCGGGCTAAGTAGGCCTAAAGAAGTCAAAAGATGTACCAAGGTTAAGTACTCCAACAAGCCAAGTGACTAAATATTCagtagaaatgaataaaaaagacCTAACATTACTACAAACAACTGATAGCACATTAACTTTGTCAATCAACTCCTACAAACATTTCCACATACCTATCTCCTTTATTCCCTCCCCATCATTACTTCCCTGCACTATGAAACATGAGGAGATAAGCCACCTACATTTTACATGTGGAAGCCAGAAGCCTTTTAGTGTTCACCAGCTTGTCCACATTGGGGGACAGGCTCTGGGCCGTGGCTATTTTCATGACATCATTGAGATGTCCATGTGTCAGGCGATTGCGCACTTTCaatttattaatattcataaCTGAAAATGCCTGCTCACATAAGTATGTTGTCCCAAACATACAGAGTATTTTACTTGCAAAGGCAGTGATAATTGGGTACTCGGGTGGCAACGACTGGTAGAATGATTCAATTCCAACAGATGCGTGTGTATCTTTCAACCGCGCGCAGCATTGCAAGTCTATCAGTTCCATCAGTTCCACCCTGAAGACTTTGAGAAGATATACAATTAAAACGAACCTTCATATGTCTCTCGGCATTTCGAGAAAGCGGCTTGCTGTTTTTGGAGGGATGAGGCTAGCTTGTTTAGCTTCTGTGTCCTACGTTGCACTGTGTATTCGCTGTACTTCTCCTGATGGGTCTCGTAATGTCGTCTGATGTTGTACTCCTTTGGCACAGCCACTTGTTGCGAACAAATTAAACATACTGGTTTACCCCCACTTCCCAAAAGAAAtacttttctttccatctctcctGAAAGATGCGACATTCAGCGTCAACCTTCCGCTTTTTAGATAACATCCTGACTGATATCGAGCGGGAGAGACTCGTCCCTTAGTACCTTGGTCAACGCTCGCGCTGCAACAGAGACAGGCACGAGCGAGAGACAAACTGTTGGATTACAtggaaatgaattaaaaattaatattatACTTAAAACCATTAagaatcaaaaaagaaaagtagatttaaatgtgttgatattgtatcatattattatttagatataaaaaaaaacttctcaaCCACTGTTGTAACCGGGCCGGATGTGATGTCCATTCGGGCCCGCGGGATGTCACCATGGCACCACTGTTCTAGACTGTTCTGTGAATTCCAGTTCTGGAGGAAGTAGTAGATAGAGGAGGCAGTCCTTCATTGGTGTTCACACTAATATCGTGTTCCAGATGATCAGACCTCAAATATGTCTGCAGTGTATCTTGGGTGTGGTTGtaaattttgtttctgtgttggttTTATGTAGAATGTAATTTTTCAGTTCTTTACAGCCTTTAGTTGTGTATCTTGACTGTATGAAGTGATTTTCTCCATAAACGTCCAGGTGACATCAGgtctttttgtctttggcaGTGTGAAAACTGAGCAGACCAGCAATGCCTGAACTTTCTCTGCGGTGCTGTCCACTGACAAGGAGCCATCCCTTCAGTGAATCACCGTCAGAGGCATCATATTTATTataactttccttttttttttttaacatgtaaatCTCTTGTGAATTATAAGCATCTCCCTTTGTGTagttgtatgtgtgcatttttttcaatctatcgcttttttttttgtgtgcgtccTTTAATAACCATGACTCCATTTTACTCCAATGTGCTTGATCTTCTGAAGAAATCTTTGAATTGCATATTTTTTAAGAAACTATGGGTGATCTACAGATGATCTTATAATGGTTTGATGTttaaattttgatatttttcatttgtcaataAAACTTTTGATACTATTACCTAAAAATATGTGTTCCCTTGTGGCACTTTTTGCTCCGAACTGTGTAAGATAAATGGCCACGGAGCTGTGGGAGGAATGGCGGTGTGAGTCGAGGCTCCTGCCAGTCGAAAGCAAACAAAACCTCTCAACTGATAACGCGGGTTCAAAGTTGAACTAAATGAGGAATGAGAGGGAGAAGCCACAGAAATCAGAAGACCTAGGAAAAAGGTCAAGAAATTGTGATGGAGGCAAGGGCTGAAGGAGAGGACAATGGCGGTGAGGCCGCGGCCCGGGAAGAAATTCCGGCGCTATACAAATGCCTGGCGGTCATCACCAGGAAGATTTGTCAGCTCAAAACAACCTACAGGTTCTTAACACAAGCTTTATAAGAAATTGGGGCCCAGGTGAAGTGGGCTGACGAAGGGCGCATGCTGGAGGAGTAGATAGAAACAGCATCCCGGTGGCAGTGCGTTGGAGATCCAGAGTAAGAGG
This genomic interval from Echeneis naucrates chromosome 24, fEcheNa1.1, whole genome shotgun sequence contains the following:
- the LOC115037441 gene encoding histone deacetylase 2, which translates into the protein MAYTTAGGTKKKVCYYYDGDIGNYYYGQGHPMKPHRIRMTHNLLLNYGLYRKMEIYRPHKATAEEMTKYHSDDYIKFLRSIRPDNMSEFSKQMQRFNVGEDCPVFDGLFEFCQLSAGGSAAGSVKLNRQQTDIAVNWAGGLHHAKKSEASGFCYVNDIVLAILELLKYHQRVLYIDIDIHHGDGVEEAFYTTDRVMTVSFHKYGEYFPGTGDLRDIGAGKGKYYAVNFPLRDGIDDESYEQIFKPVMAKVMEMYQPSAVVLQCGADSLSGDRLGCFNLTIRGHAKCVEYMKSFNLPLLMLGGGGYTIRNVARCWTYETAVALDTDIPDELPYNDYFEYFGPDFKLHISPSNMTNQNTQEYMDKIKQRLFENLRMLPHAPGVQMQAIPEDAVPEDTVDEDIEDPDKRLSIRATDKRIACDEEFSDSEDEGEGGRRNVANNKKGAKRPRVDEDKKEGEEKKAEIKEEEKTKDSSAEKTDTKSVKTEQTSNA